In Vigna unguiculata cultivar IT97K-499-35 chromosome 3, ASM411807v1, whole genome shotgun sequence, a single genomic region encodes these proteins:
- the LOC114176591 gene encoding receptor-like protein kinase FERONIA, producing MPTDPDQALTKCTSESSTLKPEHRTKVVRNKISTPSHPPTSLKALPPKPSYPKSMKLPLIASVLAASLLLLSFVIGFIIFRCVRRVKSERDSNSESSSTRCREFSLAEIRAATNNFDERLIVGRGGFGNVYKGHIDTSHKPVAIKRLKPGSDQGAHEFQTEIRMLSRFRHVHLVSLIGYCNDGREMILVYDFMARGTLRDHLYGSGEALLWERRLKICLEAARGLEFLHTGVGRQSVIHRDVKSTNILLDENWVAKVSDFGLSKVGPNASHVTTDVKGSLGYLDPEYYMSLWLTQKSDVYSFGVILLEALCGRAPIASRVEKEQEFLVAWVKRCFHGGNVHETVDPVLKGSMRPKCLNKFVEIALSCLNDHGKDRPLMREVVKGLEYALNLQRRCEQGEREIGLTEMERHGEFDDKFASTSSKATTTCSEEEQALVHAMFSDLGNGNQRPR from the coding sequence ATGCCAACTGATCCCGATCAAGCACTCACCAAATGTACAAGTGAAAGCTCCACTTTGAAGCCAGAGCACAGAACCAAGGTTGTTAGGAACAAGATTTCCACACCCTCACACCCTCCTACGTCACTCAAAGCACTACCACCCAAACCATCATACCCAAAAAGCATGAAACTTCCATTAATAGCCTCTGTTTTGGCTGCGTCGTTGTTACTATTGTCGTTCGTCATCGGATTCATAATCTTCCGATGCGTAAGAAGAGTTAAATCCGAGAGAGATAGCAACTCGGAGTCTTCAAGCACGCGCTGCCGCGAGTTTTCTCTGGCGGAGATAAGAGCAGCCACCAACAACTTCGACGAGCGTTTAATCGTGGGCAGAGGAGGGTTCGGGAACGTGTACAAGGGACACATCGACACGAGTCACAAGCCCGTGGCCATCAAGCGGCTCAAACCGGGTTCGGACCAGGGCGCACACGAGTTCCAAACCGAGATCAGGATGCTCTCGCGGTTCCGCCACGTGCACTTGGTTTCGCTCATCGGGTACTGCAACGACGGCAGAGAAATGATCCTCGTCTACGATTTCATGGCGCGTGGGACCCTCCGAGACCACTTGTACGGCTCAGGCGAGGCGCTGTTGTGGGAGCGGCGGCTGAAGATCTGCCTGGAGGCCGCACGTGGGCTTGAATTCCTCCACACCGGCGTGGGGCGGCAGAGCGTAATCCACCGTGACGTGAAGAGCACAAACATCCTGCTTGACGAGAATTGGGTGGCGAAGGTATCGGATTTCGGGTTGTCAAAGGTGGGACCGAACGCGTCTCACGTGACAACAGACGTGAAGGGTAGTTTGGGATACTTGGATCCTGAGTACTATATGAGTCTTTGGTTGACGCAGAAATCTGACGTGTACTCTTTCGGCGTGATTTTGCTTGAGGCATTGTGTGGGAGAGCCCCTATAGCGAGCAGGGTGGAGAAGGAGCAGGAGTTTTTGGTGGCGTGGGTGAAGCGGTGTTTTCACGGTGGGAATGTTCATGAGACGGTGGATCCAGTTTTGAAAGGTAGCATGCGCCCCAAGTGTTTGAATAAATTCGTGGAGATTGCTCTGAGTTGTTTGAATGATCATGGGAAGGACCGGCCTCTGATGAGAGAGGTGGTGAAGGGGTTGGAGTATGCGTTGAATTTGCAACGCCGCTGCGAGCAAGGTGAACGGGAAATTGGGTTGACAGAAATGGAGCGTCATGGCGAATTTGACGACAAATTTGCTTCTACCAGCAGTAAGGCTACGACGACATGCAGTGAGGAGGAACAAGCTTTGGTGCATGCCATGTTCTCTGACCTTGGAAATGGAAATCAAAGACCACGGTAA